A window of Streptomyces sp. NBC_01224 genomic DNA:
ATGAGTTCCAGGTCGGATCACTGGCCGCGATGACCACGGCAGGGTCACTCCTGGTCGGGCTACCGGCAGGCGCGTGGGTGGACCGTATGCGGAAACGATCAGTGATGATCAGCACTGATCTCGCGAGGGCGGTGGCCCTCTTGACGATACCGGTGGCGTGGTGGTCGGGACTTCTGACGATCTGGTGGCTCTACGCAGTCGCGTTGGTTCATGGAGTGCTGACAGTCTTCTTCGATGTCGCGTACGTGAGTTATCTGCCGCACCTGGTGGGACGCGGCAATCTCATTGAAGGAAACTCAAAGCTCTCGGCGATACGCTCGTTAACCAGTATCAGTGGACCAGGGATGGCAGGGCCGCTTGTCGGCTGGCTCGGAGCCCCTGTAACGCTTTTGGTGAGTTCGGCCGGGATGGCGATGTCAGGTCTGCTCGCGACCGGTATCCGCAAACGCGAACAGAAGCCGGTCTCGAGTGAGCACCCTCAACTTCTTCGAGACATCAAAGAAGGGTTGAAGTTTGTTCTCAAGCGTCCCGTCCTGCGTGCAATCATCCTGGGGGATGCAATATTCAACATCTTCCTGGTCATGTATCAAACCATGTTGCTGGTCTTCTTGGAGAGGGAGATGAATCTCGAGTCCTTCGGTATCGGCCTCATTCTGTCGGGAATGGGCTGCGGCGCCCTGCTGGGCGCGCTGTGGGCATCCAGGGTCTCGAAGCGGGTCGGGCAGGGTCCGGTCATCTGGCTCGCACCACTTGTCACCTGTCCGCTGACAGTCCTGATGCCGTTGGCGCATCCGGGTTGGAGCGTGTACGTGGCTGCGCTCGGACTCGCGTCCCTTTCCCTGGGCGGAGTCATCCGCTTTGTAGCTCAATCGAGCTTCCAACAGACCCTCACACCAGATCGGCTCTTGGGTCGGATGAGCGCGACAGCCCGGTTCGTTTCCTGGGGCGGCATTCCGCTCGGCGGGCTTTTGGGGGGAGCTTCGGGCTCTGTGTTCGGAGCAAAAGCTACATTGTGGATCGGTGCCGCCGGCATGACGTTGAGTACCATCCCGTACTTCCTGTCACCGCTTCGAAGTATGCGCGAATTGCCCGAGGGAGAAGATCCCGAGCTCGTGCGCTGAGGCTTACGACGGCTGACACCATGAGGTGGATCGGCCTTGATGGCCATGTCTGGCAGGGGAGTCGAGCGTCCGACCCGGTGTGGGGACGTCGCCGTGGATCGTGTCGGATGCGCTGTGGGACCGCCTTGAGCGGCTGCTGTCGCAGCGCGACTGGTGCTTCCGGTAACCGGGCCGCAAGCCGTTGCCGGACCGGGAGGTGCTGTGCGGGATCCTGTACATGCTGCACAACTGACCGACCTCAGCCGGAGTCCAGCCGATATTGCGCTCCAGCGGCGCAATCGGGCCTCGCGTCTGCGCCACGCAGACTTCGGCGGCGCGGCCTGGGAGAGCCGGTGAACGAACCGTCCTGCAAAGATAGTTGAAGTACTTCGGCAGTACCGCTGGGTGCGGGTCGTCGTGGTGCGCCACCTCGTGCGGGGAGGGGGAGGGAGTGGATGGGGCACGGGATCTGCCACGGACGGCGGTGAGCCGTGGTGTGATGGCGCCGTGAGTCGCGCTGCAGAAGAGACCAACCGCCGCATGCTTCGGGCACGGGATGCGATGGACCGCGCCTATGCGCAGCCGCTGGACGTCCCGGCCCTGGCCCGGATCGCCCACGTGTCCCAGGCGCACTTCACGCGCACTTTCCGAGCCACGTTCGGCGAGACGCCACACCGCTACCTGCAGCGCCGCCGTGTCGAGCGTGCGATGTTCCTGTTGCGGGATACCGACCGGAGTGTGACGGACATCTGCTTCCAAGTCGGCTTCGGCAGCCCAGGAACCTTCAGCCGCACATTCCGCGACATCGTCGGCCGGTCACCGAGGACGTACCGCAAGGAAGCGGCGGCCATGAGCGTACCGACGTGCTTCACGATGGCGTGGATGCGGCCGAGCGCCTGAGCGTCCGCACTGCCCGCACCGTCCGTCTGTTGAGCAGTTTTGGATAAGTTTCCGTCCGGCTTGCCCGGTAGCGTGATGCACATGTTCAACGCCATCACGCACTCGCAGATTTACGTCCTCGACCAGAACGAGGCCCTTGACTTCTACGTCGGAAAGCTTGGTCTGGAGGTCAACGCCGACATCGATCTGGGCTTCATGCGCTGGCTGACCGTCAGCGTCCCGGGCCACCCGGAGCGCCAGATCCTGCTGGAGAGGCCGGGCGCCCCGGCGATGTCCGAGGAGACGGCGCAGCAGGTCCGCGAGCTGGTGACCAAGGGAGCGATGGGTGGCTCGCTCATCTTCAGCACGGACGACTGCCGCAAGACGTACGAGACGCTGCTGGGCCGGGGCGTCGAGTTCACCGAGGAGCCGACCGACCGACCGTACGGAACCGACTGTGGCCTTCGCGACCCCTTCGGCAACAGCATCCGCTTCACCCAGCCGAGGGCCTGAGGGCTGTCCTACGGGTTACGAGTGGAGCCAGAGCAGAATCGCGGCAACGGCAACGGCAACGGCAACGGCAACGGCAACGGCAACGGCAACGGCAACGGCAACGGCGCCGCGAAGGGCATGGGTGGCCGAGTCCGCGACGGTGGTGCGGTGTCTGCGCCGCAGCCTGACCGGCCAGGCCGACCTGGCGCATGGCCCGGGCAGTCTTCTTGTGGTTGACGCGCTCGCCGTACTCGCGCGGTTCAGCGGTGATCCTCGGGACGCCGTAGTGCCGTCCGAGTCCTGGCGAATCCTGCCCGGAGGTGATCGGCGAGCCGTACGCGGACGCCGACGGCACCACGTATCTGCCGATGTTCCGCCAGCCTGTACTGGTCTTCCAGGGCACGAAGGAGACGCGACGATCA
This region includes:
- a CDS encoding AraC family transcriptional regulator, producing MSRAAEETNRRMLRARDAMDRAYAQPLDVPALARIAHVSQAHFTRTFRATFGETPHRYLQRRRVERAMFLLRDTDRSVTDICFQVGFGSPGTFSRTFRDIVGRSPRTYRKEAAAMSVPTCFTMAWMRPSA
- a CDS encoding MFS transporter — protein: MSIPSRLGLLRDPDFGRLFAATALGQLGDRIIFLTFPLVAIVALNADEFQVGSLAAMTTAGSLLVGLPAGAWVDRMRKRSVMISTDLARAVALLTIPVAWWSGLLTIWWLYAVALVHGVLTVFFDVAYVSYLPHLVGRGNLIEGNSKLSAIRSLTSISGPGMAGPLVGWLGAPVTLLVSSAGMAMSGLLATGIRKREQKPVSSEHPQLLRDIKEGLKFVLKRPVLRAIILGDAIFNIFLVMYQTMLLVFLEREMNLESFGIGLILSGMGCGALLGALWASRVSKRVGQGPVIWLAPLVTCPLTVLMPLAHPGWSVYVAALGLASLSLGGVIRFVAQSSFQQTLTPDRLLGRMSATARFVSWGGIPLGGLLGGASGSVFGAKATLWIGAAGMTLSTIPYFLSPLRSMRELPEGEDPELVR
- a CDS encoding VOC family protein → MFNAITHSQIYVLDQNEALDFYVGKLGLEVNADIDLGFMRWLTVSVPGHPERQILLERPGAPAMSEETAQQVRELVTKGAMGGSLIFSTDDCRKTYETLLGRGVEFTEEPTDRPYGTDCGLRDPFGNSIRFTQPRA
- a CDS encoding IS3 family transposase; the protein is MPSASAYGSPITSGQDSPGLGRHYGVPRITAEPREYGERVNHKKTARAMRQVGLAGQAAAQTPHHRRGLGHPCPSRRRCRCRCRCRCRCRCRCRCRCRDSALAPLVTRRTALRPSAG